One Glycine soja cultivar W05 chromosome 2, ASM419377v2, whole genome shotgun sequence genomic region harbors:
- the LOC114373112 gene encoding organic cation/carnitine transporter 3-like — MADSTHLLLYHQNSSDSIVHHQDYDAHNLSSLSSTIDKCIGDKLNWTQFLQALLISCSWFFDGQQAFITIFTDAHPSWHCIDNPCNSATTNMCTLPKYSWAWDGPTHASIISEFGLECSSSFIMGLPASMFFAGCFVGGLVFSTLADSSFGRKNMLFFSCLIMSLSSFLATFSANVWVYSALKFLSGFGRGTIGTVTLVLVSELVAKGWRGKLGVMGFSFFSIGFLTLSPLAYINQGFSWRNLYLWTSLPSILYCGLVHFFVPESPRWLLIRGKKEEAMKILKNINTSITHSSLKFAISRLSLEEEVWNADLFSALKIMLQKKWSSRRILTITAMGLGIGLVYYGMPLGLGILSFNLYLSVTFNALSEILSAFLTYVLLDKFNRRSMIFILTIISGVSSVLATMEGVIIMRRLQIVFELISFSCACTACDVVLIYTTELFPTSIRNSALSLVRQTVALGGAFSPVLVAAGREHRFLCYGVLGLAIGCSGIFGVCLPETKGKAFCDTMDEEESNCY, encoded by the coding sequence ATGGCTGATTCAACCCATCTCCTACTCTACCACCAAAACTCATCTGATTCAATCGTTCATCATCAAGATTATGATGCACACAACCTTTCATCTCTTAGCTCCACAATAGACAAGTGCATTGGAGATAAACTCAACTGGACCCAATTCCTCCAAGCTCTTCTCATCTCATGTTCATGGTTCTTTGATGGTCAACAAGCATTCATCACTATCTTCACAGACGCACACCCATCATGGCACTGCATCGACAATCCATGCAACTCAGCCACCACCAACATGTGCACCCTTCCCAAGTACTCATGGGCCTGGGATGGGCCCACGCATGCCTCCATCATCTCAGAATTTGGGCTGGAGTGTTCGAGCTCCTTCATCATGGGCCTTCCAGCCTCCATGTTCTTCGCGGGCTGCTTCGTTGGTGGGCTTGTATTCTCCACTCTGGCTGACTCCTCATTCGGTCGCAAGAACATGCTCTTCTTTTCATGCCTCATCATGTCCCTCTCTTCCTTCCTTGCCACTTTCTCAGCCAACGTTTGGGTTTACTCAGCTCTCAAATTCCTCAGTGGCTTTGGCCGCGGCACCATTGGAACTGTGACACTTGTGTTGGTCTCTGAACTCGTCGCTAAAGGGTGGCGTGGCAAGCTTGGTGTCATGGGTTTCTCCTTTTTCAGTATAGGGTTTCTGACCCTCTCACCCTTGGCCTACATAAACCAAGGATTTTCATGGAGAAACCTATATCTATGGACTTCTCTTCCATCTATTTTATACTGCGGATTAGTCCACTTTTTCGTTCCCGAGTCTCCAAGGTGGCTTCTCATAAGGGGCAAGAAAGAAGAAGCtatgaaaatattgaaaaacaTCAATACATCAATAACTCATAGTAGCTTAAAGTTCGCTATATCACGCCTGTCCCTTGAGGAAGAAGTTTGGAATGCAGATTTGTTCTCGGCCCTCAAGATTATGTTGCAAAAGAAATGGTCTTCAAGAAGGATATTAACGATTACAGCCATGGGGTTAGGCATTGGATTGGTTTATTATGGCATGCCACTAGGTCTTGGAATTTTGTCATTCAACCTTTACCTGAGTGTCACATTTAATGCCTTGTCTGAGATTCTATCCGCATTCCTCACCTACGTGCTTCTAGACAAGTTCAATAGGAGAAGTATGATCTTCATTCTCACCATCATAAGTGGGGTTTCGAGTGTTTTAGCAACCATGGAAGGGGTGATAATAATGAGAAGGCTGCAAATTGTGTTTGAATTGATATCTTTCTCTTGTGCTTGCACCGCGTGTGATGTTGTCCTGATATACACCACCGAGTTGTTCCCAACTTCTATACGAAACTCTGCATTGTCATTGGTGAGGCAAACGGTGGCGTTGGGTGGTGCATTTAGTCCGGTGTTGGTGGCAGCTGGGAGAGAGCATAGGTTTTTATGCTATGGAGTTTTGGGGTTGGCAATAGGGTGCAGTGGGATTTTTGGAGTGTGTTTGCCAGAGACCAAAGGCAAAGCATTTTGTGATACCATggatgaagaagaaagcaaTTGCTACTAG